One Bacteriovorax sp. PP10 DNA segment encodes these proteins:
- a CDS encoding DEAD/DEAH box helicase gives MIQFPEAIQKALTEMKIQNLTPIQEQAIPVIMEGKDLIALSETGSGKTLAFTLPLVASLIGAPKRPTKVLIITPTKELSEQILGVAKKCARFTTIISTSIYGGNSFSEQERELKNGVHLIVACPGRLKDHIEKNTIDLSGIETVVLDEADQLMDMGFLPHLRVALEATKERKQTLLFSATMSEEVKLLTEEFLTGATLVEFQANKAKAIVTEAFCPITDELRYPFIRFLLKHHKIKACLIFTRTKDEARSLNALLAEDKYKSAVLEGDMTTHQRKKALNGLKEKTINIMVATDIAARGLDIPHVTHIINLNPPLNAESYIHRLGRTARHDKGGMAITIYMPEEKEKIERILEDQGKTLKITKFKEFNYQLRIEKRHLRVIKNNTSLDRDDEDDAEEHGF, from the coding sequence ATGATTCAATTTCCAGAAGCGATTCAAAAAGCATTAACTGAAATGAAAATCCAGAACTTGACTCCGATTCAGGAGCAAGCGATTCCGGTTATCATGGAAGGGAAAGACTTAATTGCGCTTTCGGAAACAGGATCGGGAAAAACTCTGGCGTTTACACTGCCTCTAGTGGCAAGTCTTATCGGTGCTCCGAAAAGACCGACAAAAGTTTTAATCATCACACCGACAAAAGAATTATCTGAGCAGATCCTAGGTGTCGCAAAAAAATGCGCACGCTTTACGACGATCATCAGTACCAGCATCTATGGTGGAAATAGTTTCTCTGAACAAGAACGTGAATTAAAAAATGGCGTGCATCTTATTGTTGCTTGCCCTGGTCGCCTTAAAGACCATATTGAAAAAAACACCATTGATCTAAGTGGAATTGAGACGGTAGTTCTTGATGAAGCTGATCAGTTAATGGATATGGGGTTTCTTCCCCACCTTCGTGTTGCTCTTGAAGCGACGAAAGAGCGCAAACAGACTCTTTTATTTTCGGCGACAATGAGTGAAGAAGTAAAACTTTTGACTGAAGAATTCTTAACAGGGGCCACTCTGGTTGAATTCCAGGCCAATAAAGCAAAAGCAATCGTCACAGAGGCCTTCTGCCCGATCACTGACGAGCTTAGATACCCTTTTATTCGCTTTTTATTAAAGCACCATAAGATCAAGGCCTGTTTGATTTTCACACGTACTAAAGACGAAGCTAGAAGCTTAAATGCTCTTTTAGCAGAAGATAAATATAAGAGTGCTGTACTTGAAGGTGACATGACAACTCACCAGAGAAAAAAAGCATTGAATGGACTAAAAGAAAAAACTATCAACATCATGGTAGCGACTGATATCGCCGCTCGTGGTTTAGATATCCCTCACGTTACTCATATTATCAATTTGAATCCTCCGCTAAATGCTGAGTCTTATATCCATAGACTTGGTAGAACTGCTCGCCACGATAAAGGTGGGATGGCGATTACGATCTATATGCCGGAAGAAAAAGAGAAGATTGAAAGAATTTTAGAAGATCAGGGGAAAACTCTGAAGATTACAAAGTTCAAGGAATTCAATTATCAGTTACGTATTGAGAAACGTCATCTTCGAGTTATTAAGAATAATACATCTCTAGATCGTGACGATGAAGACGATGCTGAAGAGCACGGGTTTTAG
- the gcvPB gene encoding aminomethyl-transferring glycine dehydrogenase subunit GcvPB, producing the protein MTTSSTNADTNFKKLPYDPKSLPRELTKYYISSTKEEQSQMLKALNATELKDLFSHIGDNVKFDKAPFVCEELSYNDLIAHMEGIAAKNNLKTCFIGDGLKNYKVSDIVPYVCDLRGLTTAYTPYQPERSQGTLQTLWIYSSTLSMLTGFEAINASFYERSTALYEAIQTATRIVKNSKTALVCESLFPGDIEVLKTHAKETGLNIITIPTDKETGITNVDIAHKMASDLGSDLACIVFPQVNNFGNLEDVHSFTDLCSQLQVQSIAIFDPMLLATDALTPPAEFGTQKQGCNMIVGEGQHLALAPNFGGPGLGIFGIRYNDSNKLDIRQTAGRFVGRAKDTNGKEALCMVLSTREQHIRREKATSNICSNQSFVASAAGAAILARGEQGMSDAALIGRDYAQQMAQVLTQFKGVNLAFPSTPFYNEFVLELPMSVKKLQALASAANMQLGVDVSKRLHNDGRHLLLLSFFDVHTDEDLEKLENFFAANFEAEENDEFLPEIPENFMRSTPVGLPNLEMEEIKAFYKNLADLNVSPDDNIYPLGSCTMKYNPYINDWAASLKGFTDVHPQAPIEDAQGCLEILYGIQEMFKSITGLPAVTTQPVAGAQGELVGLKLFQGYHRNNGEAETRNIVLIPRSAHGTNPATATMAGFETKTVDGVQYGIVIIEADTTGHINLEQLKAEITKYNKRIAGVMVTNPNTSGLFEKSFKEMADLIHGAGGLVYMDGANMNAIAGWIDLNKMGVDAVHNNLHKTWTIPHGGGGPGDGIVAVSHRLVDYLPGIQVVKVGDKFDVVKAPKSIGSFHRHVGNFAHKVRAYTYIKALGGNGVRDMSGVAVLAARYLYEKLKPVYPSLPENCENETRMHEFILTISKETFDRIAAGGTPKAQTMAKIGKLFLDFGLHAPTVAFPEQYGLMIEPTETYSKAELDRFVEVVQAINVLINETPYVLTTAPHFTPIRKVDEVDANKNLNFMENLTKLPHLYQNVIDPVVLSKMDIAVVSKDIQKAHLKAVENHHA; encoded by the coding sequence ATGACTACGTCTTCAACGAATGCAGACACGAATTTTAAGAAGCTTCCGTACGATCCAAAATCTCTTCCGAGAGAATTAACTAAGTATTATATCTCTTCAACAAAAGAAGAGCAGTCGCAAATGCTAAAAGCACTAAACGCAACTGAGTTAAAAGATTTATTCTCACACATTGGCGACAATGTGAAATTTGATAAAGCACCATTCGTTTGTGAAGAACTTTCATACAACGACCTGATCGCTCACATGGAAGGCATCGCTGCTAAAAACAATTTGAAAACTTGTTTCATCGGTGATGGATTAAAAAACTATAAAGTTTCAGACATCGTGCCTTACGTATGTGACCTACGTGGTTTAACAACAGCGTACACTCCATACCAACCTGAGAGATCACAAGGGACTCTTCAAACTCTTTGGATCTACTCTTCGACTCTTTCAATGCTTACAGGATTTGAAGCAATCAATGCTTCTTTCTACGAAAGATCAACTGCTCTTTATGAGGCCATCCAAACAGCAACAAGAATTGTTAAAAATTCTAAGACTGCTTTAGTTTGTGAATCATTATTTCCAGGTGACATTGAAGTTTTAAAAACTCATGCAAAAGAAACAGGCCTTAACATTATTACAATCCCAACTGATAAAGAAACTGGGATTACAAATGTTGATATCGCTCACAAGATGGCCTCTGATCTTGGATCAGACCTAGCATGTATCGTTTTCCCTCAAGTTAACAACTTCGGAAACCTTGAAGACGTTCACTCGTTCACAGACCTGTGTTCTCAACTTCAAGTTCAATCAATCGCTATCTTCGATCCAATGTTACTAGCAACTGACGCCCTAACTCCTCCTGCGGAATTTGGAACTCAGAAGCAAGGATGTAATATGATCGTTGGTGAAGGTCAGCATTTAGCTCTAGCGCCAAATTTTGGTGGACCTGGACTGGGGATCTTCGGGATCAGATACAACGACTCAAATAAGTTGGACATCAGACAAACTGCTGGAAGATTTGTAGGCCGTGCTAAAGATACGAACGGCAAAGAAGCACTTTGTATGGTTCTTTCTACGAGAGAGCAACACATCCGTCGCGAGAAAGCGACTTCGAACATTTGTTCAAACCAATCGTTTGTAGCAAGTGCTGCTGGAGCTGCGATCTTAGCTCGTGGTGAACAAGGTATGAGTGATGCTGCTTTAATTGGACGTGATTACGCTCAACAAATGGCACAAGTTTTAACTCAATTTAAAGGTGTAAACTTAGCTTTCCCTTCAACTCCATTTTACAATGAATTCGTTTTAGAACTTCCAATGAGTGTAAAAAAACTGCAAGCTCTTGCCTCTGCAGCTAATATGCAATTAGGTGTTGATGTCTCAAAAAGACTTCACAACGATGGAAGACACCTTCTTCTATTATCTTTCTTTGATGTTCACACTGATGAAGATTTAGAAAAACTAGAAAACTTCTTCGCTGCAAATTTCGAAGCAGAAGAAAACGATGAATTCCTTCCGGAAATTCCAGAAAACTTCATGAGATCAACTCCGGTTGGTTTACCGAATCTTGAAATGGAAGAAATCAAAGCATTCTACAAAAATCTTGCTGATCTAAACGTAAGCCCGGATGACAACATCTACCCGCTTGGATCATGTACAATGAAATACAACCCATACATCAACGACTGGGCAGCTTCTCTAAAAGGGTTTACTGATGTTCACCCTCAAGCTCCAATCGAAGACGCTCAAGGGTGTCTTGAAATCCTTTACGGGATTCAGGAAATGTTTAAATCAATTACAGGTCTTCCTGCTGTGACAACTCAACCGGTTGCTGGAGCTCAAGGAGAACTTGTTGGTCTAAAATTATTCCAGGGGTACCATAGAAATAATGGTGAAGCAGAAACGAGAAACATCGTTTTAATTCCAAGATCTGCTCACGGAACAAATCCAGCGACAGCTACGATGGCCGGATTTGAAACAAAGACAGTTGATGGAGTTCAATACGGAATCGTGATCATTGAAGCAGACACTACTGGTCACATCAACCTTGAACAACTAAAAGCTGAAATCACAAAATACAATAAACGTATTGCTGGTGTTATGGTCACAAACCCAAACACATCTGGATTATTTGAAAAGTCATTTAAAGAAATGGCCGATCTAATCCACGGTGCTGGTGGACTTGTTTACATGGACGGCGCAAACATGAACGCGATTGCTGGATGGATCGACCTGAATAAAATGGGTGTCGATGCTGTTCACAACAACCTTCACAAAACTTGGACTATCCCACATGGTGGTGGTGGACCAGGAGACGGAATCGTTGCTGTATCTCACCGCTTAGTTGATTACCTTCCAGGGATTCAAGTTGTAAAAGTTGGCGATAAATTTGATGTTGTAAAAGCTCCTAAATCAATTGGATCTTTCCACCGTCACGTAGGAAACTTTGCTCACAAAGTCCGCGCTTACACTTACATCAAAGCTCTTGGTGGAAACGGTGTTCGTGATATGTCTGGTGTGGCCGTTCTTGCAGCTAGGTACTTATACGAAAAACTAAAACCAGTTTATCCTTCACTTCCAGAAAACTGTGAAAATGAAACTCGTATGCACGAATTCATTTTAACAATTTCGAAAGAAACTTTTGATAGAATCGCTGCTGGTGGAACTCCAAAAGCTCAGACGATGGCAAAAATTGGAAAGCTTTTCTTAGACTTCGGTCTTCACGCTCCAACGGTAGCTTTCCCTGAACAATACGGACTAATGATCGAGCCAACTGAAACATACAGCAAAGCTGAGCTGGATCGTTTTGTAGAAGTTGTTCAAGCAATCAACGTGCTTATCAATGAAACACCCTATGTTCTAACAACTGCACCTCACTTCACTCCAATTAGAAAAGTGGATGAAGTTGATGCGAATAAGAACTTAAACTTTATGGAAAATCTGACAAAACTTCCTCACCTTTACCAAAATGTTATTGATCCAGTCGTATTGTCGAAGATGGATATTGCAGTCGTAAGTAAAGACATTCAAAAAGCGCATTTAAAAGCTGTTGAAAATCACCACGCTTAA
- a CDS encoding class I SAM-dependent methyltransferase, whose translation MSDLKTIQNRLEKNYKHRAKWAKREGFEAFRLYNKDIPEFPFIVDVYKDNAIIYEKRDEEIDAEKFDHFNFIISAVKYVLNIPEEKVIIKSRKRQVGDTQYTKLEERNELIVVKEYKSEFLVNLHDYLDTGLFLDHRPLRQIVSKSAEGKKVLNLFSYTGSISVAAAVGGASKVTSVDMSSTYQNWAKKNFEQNNIPLANHNFIVDSALEYLEKASQRFDIIVLDPPTFSNSKGMEEDFEVEKDQLFLVKHCLRLLDPNGVLYFSNNKRKFKISPEVLELANVQDITPRTIPEDYKDTKVHMCFKITHKTPQAKK comes from the coding sequence ATGTCTGACTTAAAAACGATCCAGAATAGACTAGAAAAAAACTACAAGCACAGAGCGAAGTGGGCAAAACGCGAAGGCTTTGAGGCCTTCCGTTTATACAATAAAGATATTCCTGAATTCCCTTTCATCGTTGATGTTTATAAAGACAACGCGATTATTTATGAAAAGCGCGATGAAGAAATCGATGCTGAGAAGTTTGATCATTTCAACTTCATTATCAGTGCTGTTAAGTATGTTTTAAATATCCCTGAAGAAAAAGTCATCATCAAGTCACGCAAGAGACAAGTTGGCGACACTCAGTATACTAAACTTGAAGAAAGAAATGAGCTGATCGTTGTAAAAGAATACAAGTCAGAGTTTCTGGTAAACCTTCACGACTACCTTGATACTGGATTATTTTTAGACCACAGACCACTAAGACAAATTGTTTCGAAATCAGCAGAAGGCAAAAAAGTTTTAAACCTTTTTTCTTATACTGGATCAATCAGTGTAGCGGCCGCAGTTGGTGGAGCTTCAAAAGTCACAAGTGTGGATATGTCATCGACATACCAAAACTGGGCAAAGAAAAACTTCGAACAAAATAATATCCCTCTAGCAAATCATAACTTCATCGTTGATAGTGCTCTTGAGTATCTAGAGAAAGCTTCTCAACGCTTTGACATCATCGTTTTAGATCCACCGACGTTTTCGAACTCAAAAGGAATGGAAGAGGATTTTGAAGTTGAAAAAGATCAGTTGTTTTTAGTTAAGCACTGCCTTCGCCTGCTTGATCCTAATGGTGTTTTATACTTCTCTAATAATAAGAGAAAATTTAAAATCTCTCCTGAAGTTCTAGAGCTGGCGAATGTTCAGGACATTACACCTCGTACAATTCCAGAAGACTACAAAGATACGAAAGTTCATATGTGTTTTAAGATCACTCATAAAACACCTCAGGCAAAAAAATGA
- a CDS encoding peptide chain release factor 3 translates to MLSSLNTAPRCTFAIISHPDAGKTTMTEKLLWFGQVIRETGKVKAKDGNYAKSDWMEIEKERGISISSSVMSFPYNERAMHLLDTPGHKDFSEDTYRTLTAVESVLMMIDSAKGVEAQTIKLMEVCRMRDTPIVTFMNKYDREAMDPFELIENVEKILNIQCVPMTWPIGSGVDFKGVYDLRTKQIMSFKNAKDPFNPIIIDAQDLDAPEVLAFVGAPLLATLKDELELVGTLIGDFSKEEFLHGIQSPVFFGSALNNFGVKETLDMISSSSPGPKPREVKLAPFESDSKVTTVDPETTTEFTGFIFKIQANMDKKHRDRIAFLRVCSGKFNRNQNIYHVRSDKKMKIATPLMFQAQDREITEEAFPGDIIGLHDNGKFQIGDTFTEGSKYMFTGIPNFAPEIFNKVILKDPMKGKQLEKGLQQLSEEGTVQLFTRHSTGEKILGAVGALQFEVVKYRLEDEYNVNAAYEGYNFVGIRWLKFENDKDEGNFVSFNSSNIAYDHKKRLCFSVRSEWDLKLVMEKNPKVQFFKNSDYR, encoded by the coding sequence ATGCTTTCATCTTTGAACACAGCGCCGCGCTGCACATTTGCTATTATCTCTCACCCGGATGCCGGGAAGACGACGATGACTGAAAAATTACTTTGGTTCGGACAAGTTATTCGTGAAACCGGAAAGGTAAAAGCGAAAGACGGGAATTATGCAAAGTCTGACTGGATGGAAATTGAAAAGGAACGTGGGATTTCGATTTCATCTTCTGTTATGAGTTTTCCATACAACGAACGTGCGATGCACTTACTAGATACTCCAGGTCACAAGGATTTCTCGGAAGATACATATAGAACACTTACTGCTGTTGAATCAGTTCTGATGATGATCGACTCTGCAAAAGGGGTTGAGGCACAGACGATTAAACTTATGGAAGTTTGTCGTATGAGAGATACGCCAATCGTAACGTTCATGAACAAGTATGACCGTGAAGCGATGGACCCGTTTGAGTTAATTGAAAACGTAGAAAAAATTCTGAACATTCAATGTGTGCCAATGACATGGCCTATTGGTTCAGGTGTAGATTTCAAAGGTGTTTATGATTTAAGAACAAAACAAATCATGAGTTTTAAAAACGCCAAAGACCCTTTCAATCCAATTATCATCGACGCTCAAGATTTAGATGCTCCGGAAGTTTTAGCTTTCGTTGGAGCGCCATTACTGGCAACTCTAAAAGACGAACTAGAATTAGTTGGAACTCTTATTGGAGATTTCAGTAAAGAAGAGTTCCTTCACGGAATCCAGTCTCCGGTATTTTTTGGTTCGGCACTGAACAACTTCGGAGTTAAAGAAACTCTGGATATGATTTCTTCATCTTCACCAGGCCCAAAACCTCGCGAAGTAAAATTAGCTCCATTTGAATCAGATTCAAAAGTGACAACTGTAGACCCGGAAACAACAACTGAGTTCACAGGATTCATTTTCAAAATCCAAGCTAACATGGATAAAAAACACCGCGACCGTATCGCCTTTTTGCGTGTGTGCTCAGGAAAATTTAACCGCAACCAAAATATTTATCACGTTCGCTCTGATAAAAAAATGAAGATAGCCACTCCCCTGATGTTCCAGGCACAGGATAGAGAGATCACTGAAGAAGCATTCCCGGGAGACATTATCGGTCTTCACGACAACGGAAAATTCCAGATTGGTGACACTTTCACTGAAGGCTCAAAGTACATGTTCACTGGAATTCCCAACTTTGCTCCGGAAATTTTCAATAAGGTTATTTTAAAAGACCCGATGAAAGGAAAGCAGCTTGAAAAAGGACTTCAGCAGTTATCTGAAGAAGGAACTGTTCAGCTCTTCACTAGACACTCGACTGGAGAAAAGATTTTAGGTGCCGTTGGTGCCCTACAGTTCGAAGTTGTTAAATACCGTTTAGAAGACGAATACAATGTTAACGCCGCTTACGAAGGATACAACTTCGTTGGTATCAGATGGCTTAAATTTGAAAATGATAAGGACGAAGGAAACTTTGTTTCATTCAACAGTTCAAACATCGCTTACGATCACAAGAAACGTTTATGTTTCTCTGTAAGATCTGAGTGGGACTTAAAACTTGTGATGGAAAAAAATCCAAAAGTTCAGTTCTTTAAAAACTCTGATTACCGCTAA
- a CDS encoding substrate-binding periplasmic protein gives MKKLLLFFIFLLVISSGFKSDAHADPVKFGLDSSHSLPLLYQFENQNMGIATGGLMYEMSVAIGEELHDDYSITTFPGPRLAFEVLNGNIDLTCNNSPKWSGGLSDEAQWSKTIYTNSVILVGKKEIPFDRADHLMNTKIGTVENYLYGDLEDKFKSKILQRVDAVTVVANLNKLLDNKLDYIVMSEVEYNFYKETYPVLQRSSFAVDKTDIQCALSRKSSLTLKKLNETIDRLAKKQVFQQIYKRYINPKTNFKPIVYGLNDTNSPPFLIYDNNTEYPTIQGGLFFDIGLEMGRKLKRPVKFLLSPRKRLDSGLADGKIELVCYNTEAWAGEFAKDYYWSIPIFKQSNYVVSNSKYKGNADLKTIKDLKGKTVGTTLGFVYPNLTPYFKDGSLIREDVLSGTANLSKLNAARIPFILLNNLEYNYYKKKYPDLQRAPFEIDPLEVKCAISKKSNLKLKELNAAIRDLKKSGRMQEIFLPH, from the coding sequence GTGAAAAAGCTCTTACTCTTCTTTATTTTTCTATTGGTAATTAGTTCTGGGTTTAAATCAGATGCTCATGCAGATCCTGTTAAGTTTGGACTCGATTCAAGTCACTCACTGCCTTTATTATATCAATTCGAAAATCAAAATATGGGAATCGCCACTGGTGGTTTGATGTATGAAATGTCTGTGGCCATAGGCGAAGAGCTTCATGACGATTATTCAATTACAACATTTCCAGGCCCACGTTTAGCTTTTGAAGTCTTAAATGGAAATATCGATCTTACTTGCAACAACAGTCCGAAGTGGAGCGGTGGTTTGAGTGACGAGGCCCAATGGAGTAAAACCATTTATACCAATTCAGTTATCCTGGTTGGGAAAAAAGAAATTCCTTTCGATCGTGCAGATCATCTGATGAATACTAAAATTGGGACTGTTGAAAATTATCTTTATGGGGATCTGGAAGATAAATTTAAAAGCAAAATTCTTCAAAGAGTTGATGCTGTTACCGTGGTCGCGAATTTAAATAAGCTGTTAGATAATAAGCTCGATTACATTGTGATGAGCGAAGTCGAGTATAATTTTTATAAAGAGACTTATCCCGTGTTGCAGAGAAGTTCCTTTGCCGTGGATAAAACGGATATTCAATGTGCACTTTCTAGAAAATCTTCTTTAACCTTGAAAAAATTAAATGAGACTATTGATCGACTTGCTAAAAAACAGGTCTTTCAGCAAATTTATAAACGCTATATTAATCCTAAGACAAATTTTAAGCCGATTGTGTACGGCCTTAACGATACGAATTCACCTCCATTTTTAATTTATGATAACAATACCGAGTATCCAACGATTCAAGGCGGGTTGTTTTTTGATATTGGATTAGAGATGGGGAGGAAACTTAAGCGTCCGGTTAAATTTCTGCTTTCACCGAGGAAGCGCTTAGATTCGGGACTTGCAGATGGAAAAATTGAACTTGTTTGTTATAACACTGAAGCCTGGGCCGGAGAGTTTGCAAAGGATTACTACTGGAGCATTCCCATTTTTAAGCAGAGCAATTACGTCGTCAGCAATAGCAAATATAAAGGGAATGCTGACTTAAAAACGATCAAAGATCTCAAAGGAAAAACAGTCGGCACGACTCTTGGTTTTGTTTACCCAAACTTGACACCTTATTTCAAAGACGGAAGCCTTATTCGTGAAGACGTCTTGTCGGGGACGGCCAATCTTTCAAAACTCAATGCCGCTCGGATCCCTTTTATTCTTCTGAATAATTTAGAGTACAACTACTACAAGAAAAAATACCCTGATCTTCAAAGGGCGCCATTTGAAATTGACCCGCTTGAGGTTAAGTGTGCTATTTCGAAAAAATCAAATTTGAAACTTAAGGAACTGAACGCTGCCATTCGAGATTTAAAAAAATCAGGTCGAATGCAAGAGATCTTTTTACCTCACTAA
- a CDS encoding bifunctional metallophosphatase/5'-nucleotidase, translating into MNSKYLGVLFAVSLMVSTAQARLVQILHTNDTHSFMDGGTHQTNTGGSARLKSLIDYYKAEADKDGVKNLVLDAGDFLEGNIYYMADRGMKSFEVHNNVGYDVVTLGNHDYLMGAEELDKMLGKINLNFSLLAANVEVGPQFPNIREKIKPYKEIEIDGIKIALLGLTTNEIWYSWSLDNSKITNPYEAAKDYEKVLKKRNNDFIIALTHMGVSKDKKLAKKTSYIDLIVGGHSHTKLTKAVMVKNKNDRDVPIVQAGMHTEYLGRLIVDLEKGKPLKVVSYELVPVKNENQDDHIKTLVDEANTDLDNIYGADWLKEEIGQSDLKSDDPEGTKKWAFFISDAMKDKVEADISIHAPPMNGENFPVGAITRRTILNSIPRVFDLDDTYGWSIYKASIKGIWLKTLFETLASFGEPLAYSGVEIQYIKTPFGLKVGKATINGQSISPFKNYTVAFTEGIIKGALGISSKTSIILKNPTKSPFKIWQTLEEKVAYAGNLKSGTTKESNKTYFDPTDESVDSDDIQAP; encoded by the coding sequence ATGAATTCGAAATATCTAGGGGTGCTATTTGCAGTTTCACTGATGGTTTCTACTGCACAAGCAAGGCTTGTTCAGATCCTACACACCAATGATACCCACTCATTTATGGATGGCGGAACCCACCAGACCAATACAGGTGGTTCAGCAAGACTGAAGAGTTTAATCGATTATTACAAAGCTGAAGCTGATAAAGATGGTGTGAAAAATCTGGTACTCGATGCTGGAGATTTTCTTGAAGGTAATATCTATTATATGGCCGACAGAGGGATGAAGAGTTTTGAAGTTCACAACAATGTCGGTTATGACGTTGTGACACTTGGGAACCATGACTACCTGATGGGTGCCGAAGAATTAGATAAGATGCTGGGAAAAATTAATTTAAATTTCAGCCTACTTGCGGCCAATGTTGAAGTGGGCCCGCAGTTTCCAAATATCAGAGAAAAAATTAAGCCTTATAAAGAAATTGAAATCGATGGGATTAAGATTGCTCTTTTGGGTTTAACGACCAATGAAATCTGGTATAGCTGGAGTTTAGATAATAGCAAAATCACGAATCCATACGAAGCTGCTAAAGATTATGAAAAAGTTCTTAAAAAAAGAAACAACGATTTCATTATCGCTCTTACACATATGGGTGTGAGTAAAGATAAAAAGCTTGCGAAAAAAACGTCTTACATCGACTTGATTGTTGGTGGTCACTCGCATACAAAGCTGACAAAGGCCGTAATGGTCAAAAATAAAAACGATAGAGACGTTCCTATTGTTCAGGCGGGAATGCACACTGAATACCTGGGACGATTGATTGTTGATTTAGAAAAAGGAAAACCGTTAAAAGTGGTTTCTTACGAACTTGTTCCAGTAAAAAATGAAAATCAAGATGATCACATTAAGACATTAGTTGATGAGGCCAATACTGATTTAGATAATATCTATGGGGCCGACTGGTTAAAAGAAGAAATTGGTCAAAGTGATTTAAAAAGTGACGACCCGGAAGGGACAAAAAAATGGGCCTTCTTTATTTCAGATGCCATGAAAGATAAGGTTGAAGCGGATATTTCTATCCATGCTCCTCCAATGAACGGAGAGAATTTTCCCGTGGGAGCGATTACAAGAAGAACAATTTTAAACTCGATCCCAAGAGTTTTTGACCTGGATGATACTTATGGGTGGTCTATTTATAAGGCCTCTATTAAAGGAATCTGGCTTAAAACTTTATTTGAAACACTGGCAAGTTTTGGTGAACCACTGGCCTACTCAGGTGTGGAAATTCAGTACATCAAAACTCCGTTTGGATTAAAAGTTGGAAAGGCGACAATTAATGGGCAAAGTATTAGTCCATTTAAAAATTATACTGTTGCTTTCACAGAAGGGATCATTAAAGGGGCCCTGGGGATCAGCTCTAAAACATCTATTATTCTAAAAAATCCAACAAAGTCTCCTTTTAAAATCTGGCAGACTCTAGAAGAGAAAGTGGCCTACGCAGGCAACTTGAAATCAGGCACTACTAAAGAATCCAATAAGACCTATTTTGATCCGACTGATGAGTCAGTCGATTCAGACGATATACAAGCTCCATAA
- a CDS encoding nucleoside-specific channel-forming Tsx family protein: MTKGHTADFTDGDIHKNDYKWYQFNILQSVDNKLPFGNKHDTFFELEFGGRSGLFEVYGFLDVLDMLDSKDSSLHQKDNLFFKFSPKLSLDALTGHDLSVGPVKEWFIATLFNVGDRALFDEYIGLGADLEVPWFGKVVTKLMARHVRENFGAANEGKFDGYLFNTAWFKPFYTFSNKSFVTYQGFLDYTFAANRIDDDKDHSSSSIAWYNGLYWHSERYSAGYGLKYYNDMGLLRDGGIAGNTTGLGHYFVVTYKF; the protein is encoded by the coding sequence ATGACTAAAGGCCATACTGCAGACTTTACGGATGGAGACATTCATAAAAACGACTATAAATGGTATCAGTTCAATATTCTTCAAAGTGTGGATAATAAACTCCCTTTCGGAAATAAGCACGACACTTTTTTTGAATTGGAGTTTGGCGGACGCTCTGGTCTTTTTGAAGTGTACGGATTTTTAGATGTGCTAGATATGCTGGATTCAAAAGACAGCAGTCTCCATCAGAAGGATAATCTCTTTTTTAAATTTTCTCCCAAACTTTCACTCGATGCTCTTACCGGTCACGATCTTTCTGTCGGCCCGGTTAAAGAATGGTTTATTGCTACATTGTTCAATGTTGGAGATCGCGCTTTATTTGATGAATATATTGGCCTAGGAGCAGACCTTGAAGTTCCTTGGTTTGGAAAAGTCGTGACGAAGTTAATGGCCCGTCATGTTCGAGAGAATTTCGGAGCGGCCAACGAAGGTAAGTTTGATGGATATCTATTCAATACGGCCTGGTTTAAACCTTTTTATACTTTTAGCAATAAGAGTTTTGTCACATATCAAGGATTCTTAGATTACACTTTTGCGGCCAATAGGATTGATGATGATAAAGATCACTCGAGTAGTTCAATCGCCTGGTATAACGGATTGTACTGGCACTCAGAGCGCTATTCTGCTGGTTACGGGTTGAAGTACTACAATGATATGGGACTTTTAAGAGATGGTGGTATTGCTGGGAATACAACGGGACTCGGGCACTATTTTGTTGTGACTTATAAATTTTAA